One stretch of Streptomyces hygroscopicus DNA includes these proteins:
- a CDS encoding transcriptional regulator gives MVLARAYVLAAELALKQHNDAAWVAADRALTAARASGHPVPIGESSRVLAITVRRSGRCPAAVRLLTQEAADLDVGQSPTGAVRTTLMLTAAYTAATSRDRATALGLLDEAQEETERRQAVPGLFTVDVSQTQVDVYRIGVLNALGTPDEGVEVAARLNIDRMPTAERRARAWTDTARMWHALGDQPQTFAALRKVEQEAPQEVRRPALRALTADLLYLPVRVPGVREFAARTGALPD, from the coding sequence GTGGTGCTCGCGCGGGCATACGTGCTGGCCGCCGAGTTGGCGCTCAAACAGCACAACGACGCGGCCTGGGTGGCTGCCGACCGTGCGCTCACCGCGGCCCGGGCCAGCGGCCACCCGGTTCCGATCGGTGAGTCTTCTCGGGTGCTCGCGATCACCGTGCGGCGGTCGGGGCGGTGCCCGGCGGCGGTGCGGCTGCTCACTCAGGAGGCGGCTGATTTAGATGTCGGCCAGTCCCCGACCGGGGCCGTGCGTACGACGCTGATGTTGACGGCCGCGTACACGGCGGCCACCAGCAGGGACCGTGCCACGGCGCTGGGCCTGCTGGACGAGGCTCAGGAGGAGACAGAGCGGCGCCAAGCGGTGCCGGGGCTGTTCACCGTGGACGTCAGCCAGACACAGGTGGACGTTTACCGGATCGGCGTGCTCAACGCACTCGGCACGCCTGATGAGGGTGTGGAGGTCGCCGCAAGGCTGAACATCGACCGTATGCCGACGGCGGAGCGCCGCGCCCGCGCTTGGACGGATACGGCCCGCATGTGGCACGCCCTCGGCGACCAGCCGCAGACCTTCGCGGCGCTCCGCAAGGTGGAGCAGGAGGCGCCGCAGGAAGTGCGGCGGCCGGCACTGCGGGCCCTGACGGCGGACCTGTTGTACCTGCCCGTCCGCGTACCGGGCGTGCGGGAATTCGCGGCCCGCACCGGGGCCCTGCCCGACTGA
- a CDS encoding 30S ribosomal protein S6 modification protein RimK — translation MAPHLFQARVDKVADLRVLVVDRQSFAVRIDSDLLDWRKDYSALSYRVVDLPDRLEKALLTCLDHFGLRSGSFDLALDRDGELHWLELNPNGQWGWLEERTGLPMAAAFADLLAQGDTVR, via the coding sequence ATGGCGCCGCACCTGTTCCAAGCCCGTGTGGACAAAGTCGCCGACCTCCGGGTGCTGGTCGTTGACCGGCAGTCGTTCGCCGTCCGCATCGACTCGGACCTGCTGGACTGGCGCAAGGACTACTCCGCCCTCTCGTACCGCGTGGTAGACCTGCCGGATCGGCTGGAAAAGGCGCTCCTCACCTGTCTCGACCACTTCGGCCTTCGCTCCGGGAGCTTCGACCTCGCCCTCGACCGCGACGGCGAACTCCACTGGCTGGAGCTGAACCCGAACGGCCAATGGGGGTGGCTGGAGGAGAGGACCGGTCTGCCGATGGCCGCCGCCTTCGCCGACCTGCTCGCTCAAGGAGACACCGTCCGATGA
- a CDS encoding methyltransferase codes for MTPDTAPERRDLADRLQEAGVLTHPRWRAAVEAVPREVFLQPGVFLPADGGHWRPVTALGTNPKEWSKIAYRDESLVTQLDGHLTADQVTEPVPGVPTSSSTTPVTVVGMIEALDIENGHTALEIGTGTGYSTALMCHRLGEDNVTTIEVDPGVAARADAALEAAGYSTWTVTGDGLLGHPRRAPYDRVIATCAVRRIPHTWVRQTKPGGTILTTLAPGSWAYGTGLAGVTVNEDGTAEGRIIGESSFMQARSQAVVPLAGDLSARTAYADSEREAKVAPTLLEEWMPAFLAQLAAPGAQLVRAARNDGTPQLYVFDADRESFAAFAENGSGWTVRQGGPAALWDDIERTLIAWRDAERPDISTMRLRVTPSSHTYWIDDRPALRWEHRLL; via the coding sequence ATGACACCCGACACCGCACCGGAGCGGCGTGACCTCGCCGACCGGCTCCAGGAGGCCGGAGTCCTCACCCATCCGAGGTGGCGCGCAGCGGTCGAGGCCGTACCCCGTGAAGTGTTCCTCCAGCCCGGCGTGTTCCTGCCCGCCGACGGCGGACACTGGCGGCCCGTGACCGCGCTCGGCACCAATCCGAAGGAATGGTCCAAGATCGCCTACCGCGACGAGTCCCTGGTGACGCAATTGGACGGGCACCTCACCGCCGACCAGGTCACCGAACCCGTCCCTGGCGTGCCTACGTCATCCTCCACCACGCCTGTGACTGTCGTCGGCATGATCGAGGCCCTGGACATCGAGAACGGTCACACCGCGCTGGAGATCGGCACCGGCACCGGCTACTCCACCGCCCTGATGTGCCACCGGCTCGGAGAAGACAACGTCACCACGATCGAGGTGGACCCGGGCGTGGCTGCCCGTGCGGATGCCGCTCTGGAGGCCGCCGGATACTCCACATGGACCGTGACCGGCGACGGACTCCTCGGCCACCCCCGCCGCGCCCCCTACGACCGCGTCATCGCCACATGCGCGGTACGCCGCATCCCCCACACCTGGGTACGTCAGACCAAGCCGGGCGGCACCATCCTCACCACCCTCGCGCCCGGATCATGGGCGTACGGCACCGGCCTCGCCGGGGTCACCGTGAACGAGGACGGTACGGCCGAGGGTCGGATCATCGGGGAGTCGTCGTTCATGCAGGCCCGCTCCCAGGCCGTGGTACCGCTCGCCGGGGACCTGTCGGCGCGCACCGCCTACGCCGACAGCGAGCGCGAAGCGAAGGTGGCGCCGACCCTGCTGGAGGAGTGGATGCCCGCCTTCCTCGCCCAGCTCGCCGCACCCGGCGCCCAGCTCGTACGTGCTGCCCGAAACGATGGCACCCCGCAGCTCTATGTGTTCGATGCCGACCGCGAATCCTTCGCCGCGTTCGCCGAGAACGGCTCCGGCTGGACCGTCCGGCAAGGCGGACCGGCGGCGCTGTGGGACGACATCGAGCGGACGCTCATCGCCTGGCGGGACGCCGAACGTCCCGACATCAGCACCATGCGGCTCCGCGTCACCCCCAGCTCCCACACGTACTGGATCGACGACCGGCCCGCACTGCGCTGGGAACACCGGCTCCTCTGA
- a CDS encoding single-stranded DNA-binding protein, giving the protein MAKETGRKLIAQNKKARHDYHILDTYECGLVLTGTEVKSLRQGRASLVDGFAQLDGGEAWLHNVHIPEYSQGTWTNHSARRRRKLLLHRAEIDKLIGKTQETGHTLVPLALYFKDGRAKVEIALAKGKKEYDKRQTLRERQDRRESDRAISAARRRQRA; this is encoded by the coding sequence ATGGCTAAAGAGACGGGTCGCAAGCTGATCGCGCAGAACAAGAAGGCGCGGCACGACTATCACATCCTGGACACATACGAGTGCGGTCTGGTGCTGACCGGGACCGAGGTGAAGTCGCTGCGCCAGGGGCGTGCCTCGCTCGTGGACGGATTCGCCCAGCTCGACGGTGGCGAGGCATGGCTGCACAACGTGCACATCCCCGAGTACAGCCAGGGGACGTGGACCAACCACTCGGCGCGCCGTCGGCGGAAGCTGCTGCTGCACCGGGCGGAGATCGACAAGCTGATCGGCAAGACGCAGGAGACCGGGCACACCCTGGTGCCGCTGGCCCTGTACTTCAAGGACGGCCGGGCCAAGGTCGAGATCGCGCTGGCCAAGGGTAAGAAGGAGTACGACAAGCGCCAGACGCTCCGCGAGCGGCAGGACCGCCGGGAGTCCGATCGGGCGATCTCCGCGGCGCGACGGCGGCAGCGGGCCTGA
- a CDS encoding peptidase S41: MTFAYGAVPDNPRYGACWCPTLTGMSGPCLFVQPRRIRRGAALTLVFVSVLATGAAVGSWGAEPGPRQDPQPARMPARAYVGAVESDQVKAAAAAAQEDGKSGSKAAREVVSRSGDRWGAVYSAREYEGFRQNLDGAYVGVGISAHRDAHGRIAVERVEPGSPAQKAGIRADDRLRTVDGKNVTGRPVTEVVALLRGPADGSPGTRVELGLRRGGQKWTQELRRARLTTDPVTVDRLSGYDDHRPGAVRIKVDSFTKDTGERIRRAVRSIPRGDGILLDLRGNSGGLVSEAVTAASSLLDGGLVATYDVRGDQRVLDARPGGDTDSPLVVLVDGGTMSAAELLTGALQDRGRAVVVGSRTFGKGSVQMPSELPDGSVAELTVGHYRTPAGRNVDGEGIAPDLTVKGDDGPSAEARARTVLSGLGGGS, encoded by the coding sequence GTGACATTCGCCTACGGCGCCGTACCGGACAACCCCCGGTACGGCGCCTGTTGGTGCCCTACACTCACCGGCATGTCGGGCCCGTGTTTGTTCGTCCAGCCCCGCCGCATTCGCCGCGGGGCCGCCCTGACATTGGTCTTCGTGAGCGTGCTCGCCACCGGGGCGGCCGTCGGTTCCTGGGGCGCCGAGCCCGGACCGCGCCAGGACCCCCAGCCCGCCCGGATGCCGGCTCGTGCCTATGTCGGCGCGGTCGAGAGCGACCAGGTCAAGGCGGCCGCGGCCGCGGCCCAGGAGGACGGGAAGTCCGGTTCGAAGGCCGCCCGCGAGGTGGTCAGCCGCAGCGGAGACCGGTGGGGCGCGGTCTACAGCGCCCGTGAGTACGAGGGCTTCCGCCAGAACCTCGACGGTGCGTACGTCGGCGTCGGGATCTCCGCCCACCGGGACGCCCACGGGCGGATCGCCGTCGAGCGGGTCGAGCCCGGCAGCCCCGCCCAGAAGGCCGGGATCCGGGCCGATGACCGGCTGCGCACGGTCGACGGCAAGAACGTGACCGGGCGGCCGGTCACCGAGGTCGTGGCCCTGCTGCGCGGCCCCGCCGACGGCTCCCCGGGCACCCGGGTGGAGCTCGGGCTGCGGCGTGGCGGACAGAAATGGACGCAAGAGCTCCGCCGGGCCCGGCTGACCACCGACCCGGTGACCGTCGACCGGCTCAGCGGTTACGACGACCACAGACCCGGCGCCGTCCGGATCAAGGTCGACTCGTTCACCAAGGACACCGGAGAGCGGATCCGGCGGGCGGTGCGCTCCATCCCCCGGGGCGACGGCATCCTGCTCGATCTGCGGGGCAACTCCGGCGGGCTGGTCTCCGAGGCCGTCACCGCCGCCTCCTCCCTCCTCGACGGTGGCCTGGTCGCCACCTATGACGTCCGTGGTGACCAGCGAGTTCTCGACGCGCGGCCGGGCGGCGACACCGACAGCCCGCTGGTGGTGCTGGTCGACGGCGGCACCATGAGCGCCGCCGAGCTGCTCACCGGCGCCCTGCAGGACCGCGGCCGCGCCGTGGTCGTGGGCTCCCGCACCTTCGGCAAGGGCTCGGTGCAGATGCCGAGCGAACTGCCCGACGGCTCGGTCGCCGAGCTCACCGTGGGCCACTACCGGACCCCGGCCGGGCGTAACGTCGACGGCGAGGGCATCGCACCGGATCTGACGGTCAAGGGCGACGACGGCCCGTCGGCCGAGGCGCGGGCGCGCACAGTATTGAGTGGCCTCGGGGGTGGGTCCTAG
- a CDS encoding cell division protein FtsX, translated as MRAQFVLSEIGVGLRRNLTMTFAVIVSVALSLALFGGSLLMREQVSTMKGYWYDKVNVSIFLCNKNDKETSANCAKGAVTEAQKQEIESELKQMNIVESVHFETSEEAYKHYKEQFGDSPLADSLTPDQMQESFRIKLKDPERYDVISTAFAARPGVQEVQDQKALVDDLFNLLNGMNFAALGVMTLMLIVALMLIVNTVRVSAFSRRRETGIMRLVGASSFYIQMPFIMEAAIAGLLGAGFACVLLVSGQYFLVNNWLVDKIDVINFIGWDAVLAKLPLVLAIGLLMPALAAFFALRKYLKV; from the coding sequence ATGCGCGCCCAGTTCGTCCTGTCGGAGATCGGCGTCGGTCTCCGCCGGAATCTCACGATGACCTTCGCGGTCATCGTCTCCGTCGCCCTCTCGCTCGCCCTGTTCGGCGGGTCCCTGCTCATGCGCGAGCAGGTGAGCACGATGAAGGGCTACTGGTACGACAAGGTCAACGTCTCGATCTTCCTCTGCAACAAGAACGACAAGGAGACCTCGGCCAACTGTGCCAAGGGCGCGGTCACCGAGGCCCAGAAGCAGGAGATCGAGTCCGAGCTCAAGCAGATGAACATCGTCGAGTCGGTGCACTTCGAGACCAGTGAGGAGGCGTACAAGCACTACAAGGAGCAGTTCGGCGACTCGCCGCTGGCCGATTCCCTGACCCCGGACCAGATGCAGGAGTCCTTCCGTATCAAGCTGAAGGACCCCGAGCGCTATGACGTCATCTCCACGGCCTTCGCCGCCCGTCCCGGGGTGCAGGAGGTCCAGGACCAAAAGGCCCTGGTCGACGACCTGTTCAATCTGCTCAACGGCATGAACTTCGCGGCGCTCGGCGTGATGACGCTGATGCTGATCGTCGCGTTGATGCTGATCGTCAACACGGTGCGGGTGTCGGCGTTCAGCCGCCGCCGGGAGACCGGGATCATGCGATTGGTCGGCGCGTCCAGCTTCTATATCCAGATGCCGTTCATCATGGAGGCCGCCATCGCGGGGCTGCTGGGCGCGGGCTTCGCCTGTGTGCTGCTGGTGAGCGGGCAGTACTTCCTGGTCAACAACTGGCTGGTGGACAAGATCGATGTGATCAACTTCATCGGCTGGGACGCGGTGCTCGCCAAGCTGCCGCTGGTGCTCGCGATTGGCCTGCTCATGCCCGCGCTCGCGGCGTTCTTCGCGTTGCGCAAGTACCTCAAGGTGTGA
- a CDS encoding cell division protein FtsE → MVTLTDGSRFGCSPYRYPGHRGAPVIRFDNVSKTYPKQNRPALRDVSLEIEKGEFVFLVGSSGSGKSTFLRLLLREERASHGAVHVLGKDLARLSNWKVPQMRRQLGTVFQDFRLLPNKTVGENVAFALEVIGKPRTAIRKTVPEVLDLVGLGGKDDRMPGELSGGEQQRVAIARAFVNRPMLLIADEPTGNLDPQTSVGIMKLLDRINRTGTTVVMATHDQQIVDQMRKRVIELEKGRLVRDQSRGVYGYQH, encoded by the coding sequence ATGGTCACGCTCACCGACGGGAGCCGCTTCGGCTGCAGCCCGTACCGCTACCCAGGTCACCGTGGTGCTCCAGTGATCCGATTCGACAACGTATCCAAGACATACCCCAAGCAGAACCGTCCCGCACTTCGGGATGTCTCGCTCGAGATCGAGAAGGGCGAGTTCGTCTTCCTCGTGGGCTCTTCGGGGTCGGGAAAGTCCACTTTCCTCCGGCTGCTCCTCCGCGAGGAGCGCGCCAGCCATGGCGCGGTCCATGTGCTGGGCAAAGATCTCGCGCGGCTGTCCAACTGGAAGGTGCCGCAGATGCGCCGCCAGTTGGGGACCGTCTTCCAGGATTTCCGGCTGCTCCCCAACAAGACGGTCGGGGAGAATGTCGCCTTCGCGCTCGAGGTGATCGGCAAGCCGCGCACCGCCATTCGGAAAACCGTCCCCGAGGTGCTCGATCTGGTGGGACTGGGCGGTAAAGACGACCGTATGCCCGGCGAGCTCTCCGGTGGTGAACAGCAGCGGGTGGCCATCGCCCGCGCGTTCGTCAACCGTCCGATGCTGCTGATCGCCGACGAGCCGACGGGAAACCTGGACCCGCAGACGTCCGTCGGCATCATGAAGCTGCTGGACCGGATCAACCGGACCGGCACCACCGTCGTCATGGCGACACACGACCAGCAGATCGTGGACCAGATGCGCAAGCGCGTGATCGAACTTGAGAAGGGCCGCCTCGTCCGCGACCAGTCCCGCGGCGTCTACGGCTACCAGCACTGA
- a CDS encoding membrane protein, whose translation MTYDRLVCANCASPVSEGRCPVCRASRERMQQDGIFGGLTPAALIALLVALITVAVLAHEMATA comes from the coding sequence ATGACGTACGACAGGCTCGTCTGCGCCAACTGCGCGAGCCCCGTCAGCGAGGGCCGCTGCCCGGTCTGCCGGGCCAGCAGGGAGCGCATGCAGCAGGACGGCATCTTCGGTGGGCTGACGCCGGCCGCGCTGATAGCGCTGCTGGTGGCGCTCATCACGGTGGCCGTGCTCGCACATGAGATGGCGACGGCGTAA
- a CDS encoding PT repeat-containing protein: MTKKTRLRVARIAAGAVIAAGASLTAAGAASAVGVDVGIGGVNVSANADEKGLDVGVGIGNGHGKPTEDPTEEPTSIPTGEPTEEPTDPPTNEPTDPPTEDPTQPPTGEPTDEPTQPPTGEPTDEPTDEPTGEPTTAPSSPGQGGGSGGGDDSTCTVDLDSTNCDDNTGTDNVGSKPVEQGKAKEQLAETGSSETTFLLVGAATMIAGGIGFRFVPRLVNRNNVA; encoded by the coding sequence ATGACGAAGAAGACGCGGCTGCGCGTTGCGCGCATAGCTGCCGGTGCGGTGATCGCCGCCGGCGCATCGCTCACCGCCGCCGGCGCCGCATCGGCCGTTGGTGTTGACGTCGGTATCGGCGGCGTGAACGTTTCGGCGAACGCGGACGAGAAGGGCCTGGACGTCGGTGTCGGCATCGGCAACGGCCACGGCAAGCCGACCGAGGACCCGACCGAAGAGCCGACCTCGATCCCGACGGGCGAGCCGACCGAAGAGCCGACCGACCCGCCCACGAACGAGCCGACCGACCCGCCGACGGAGGACCCGACTCAGCCGCCGACCGGTGAGCCGACGGATGAGCCCACTCAGCCGCCGACCGGTGAGCCGACCGACGAGCCCACCGACGAGCCCACCGGTGAGCCGACCACCGCGCCGAGCTCGCCCGGCCAGGGTGGCGGCAGCGGTGGTGGCGACGACAGCACCTGCACGGTGGACCTCGACAGCACCAACTGCGACGACAACACCGGCACCGACAACGTCGGCTCCAAGCCGGTGGAGCAGGGCAAGGCCAAGGAGCAGCTGGCCGAGACCGGTTCCTCCGAGACCACGTTCCTGCTGGTCGGCGCCGCGACGATGATCGCCGGCGGTATCGGCTTCCGCTTTGTGCCGCGTCTGGTGAACCGCAACAACGTCGCCTGA
- a CDS encoding peptide chain release factor 2: MGSIEAVLDLDKMRADIAVLEEQAAAPSLWDDPENAQKVTSKLSYLQGHLRRAEELRGRIDDLEVLFELAADEGDADALAEAEAELEAVRKAVDEMEVRTLLSGEYDSREALVNIRAEAGGVDAADFAEQLQRMYLRWAERHGYKTEIYETSYAEEAGIKSTTFAVQIPYAYGTLSVEQGTHRLVRISPFDNQGRRQTSFAGVEVLPVVEQTDHIEIDESELRVDVYRSSGPGGQGVNTTDSAVRLTHIPTGIVVSCQNERSQIQNKATAMNVLQAKLLERRRQEEQAKMDALKGDGGNSWGNQMRSYVLHPYQMVKDLRTEFEVGNPQAVLDGELDGFLEAGIRWRKQQEQGK, encoded by the coding sequence ATGGGGTCGATCGAGGCCGTCCTGGACCTCGACAAGATGAGGGCCGACATCGCCGTGCTCGAGGAGCAGGCGGCGGCCCCGTCCCTGTGGGACGACCCGGAGAACGCGCAGAAGGTGACCAGCAAGCTCTCCTATCTCCAGGGGCACCTGCGCCGGGCCGAGGAGCTGCGCGGCCGGATCGACGATCTCGAGGTGCTGTTCGAGCTCGCCGCCGACGAAGGCGACGCGGACGCCCTCGCCGAGGCCGAGGCCGAGCTGGAGGCCGTGCGCAAGGCGGTCGACGAGATGGAGGTGCGCACCCTCCTGTCCGGCGAGTACGACTCCCGTGAGGCGCTGGTGAACATCCGCGCCGAGGCGGGCGGGGTGGACGCCGCCGACTTCGCCGAGCAGCTCCAGCGGATGTATCTGCGCTGGGCCGAGCGCCACGGCTACAAGACCGAGATCTACGAGACGTCGTACGCGGAGGAGGCCGGCATCAAGTCGACCACCTTCGCCGTGCAGATTCCGTACGCCTACGGGACGCTCTCCGTCGAGCAGGGCACCCATCGCCTGGTGCGGATCTCGCCGTTCGACAACCAGGGCCGGCGCCAGACCTCCTTCGCGGGCGTCGAGGTGCTGCCGGTCGTCGAGCAGACCGACCACATCGAGATCGACGAGTCCGAGCTGCGCGTGGATGTCTACCGCTCCTCGGGCCCCGGCGGCCAGGGTGTCAACACCACCGACTCCGCGGTGCGGTTGACCCACATCCCCACCGGCATCGTCGTCTCCTGTCAGAACGAGCGCTCGCAGATCCAGAACAAGGCGACCGCGATGAACGTCCTCCAGGCCAAGCTGCTCGAGCGGCGCCGCCAGGAGGAGCAGGCCAAAATGGACGCGCTCAAGGGCGACGGCGGCAATTCCTGGGGCAACCAGATGCGTTCGTACGTCCTGCACCCGTACCAGATGGTCAAGGACCTGCGCACCGAGTTCGAGGTCGGCAATCCGCAGGCGGTGCTCGACGGAGAGCTCGACGGCTTCCTGGAGGCCGGAATCCGCTGGCGCAAGCAGCAGGAGCAGGGGAAGTAA
- a CDS encoding serine/threonine-protein kinase produces MSRKIGSRYTAHQLLGRGSAGTVWLGEGPEGPVAIKLLREDLSSDQELVERFVQERTVLLGLDHPRVVGVRDLVVDGNDLALVMDLIRGTDLRTRLDRERRLAPEAAVAIAVDVADALSAAHAAGVVHRDVKPENVLLDMRGPLGPGGAHPALLTDFGIARLVDEPTPIRAQPARDRASSQGRSPNPRSVIGTPDYLAPEIVEGLPPRASVDVYALATVLYEMLAGFTPFGGGHPGAILRRHVTETVAPLPGIPDELWQLLLQCLAKAPASRLRASELATRLRELLPSLAGYPPLDIDEPDEQQEGERREGAEAETPRRGVSVPAAGPAPTPSRRRGAVPLVPGAVPDSSRETHTSMRVPSADELAGGAHGTARAPRVHGQRRAGSARNPAVAGALRRRRLKVAAITLAALIAVGLGGWLVAGGDDGGDQPKGGEHSVSQDPGTP; encoded by the coding sequence TTGTCACGGAAGATCGGCAGTCGGTACACCGCGCATCAGCTCCTGGGGCGCGGCAGCGCCGGCACGGTGTGGCTGGGCGAGGGACCCGAGGGCCCCGTCGCCATCAAGCTCCTGCGTGAGGACCTCTCCTCCGACCAGGAGCTCGTGGAGCGCTTCGTCCAGGAGCGCACCGTACTGCTCGGCCTCGACCACCCCCGGGTGGTCGGGGTGCGCGACCTGGTGGTCGACGGCAATGACCTGGCGCTGGTCATGGACCTGATCCGCGGTACGGATCTGCGCACCCGCCTCGACCGCGAGCGCCGGCTCGCCCCCGAGGCCGCCGTCGCGATCGCGGTGGACGTCGCGGACGCGCTGTCCGCCGCGCACGCCGCCGGGGTCGTCCACCGCGACGTCAAGCCGGAGAACGTACTGCTGGACATGCGGGGCCCGCTCGGCCCCGGCGGTGCGCACCCCGCCCTGCTCACCGACTTCGGCATCGCGCGCCTGGTGGACGAGCCGACCCCGATCCGCGCCCAGCCGGCCCGCGACCGGGCCTCGTCCCAGGGCCGCTCGCCGAACCCGCGCAGCGTGATCGGCACCCCGGACTATCTCGCCCCCGAGATCGTCGAGGGGCTGCCGCCCCGGGCCAGCGTGGATGTGTACGCCCTCGCGACGGTCCTCTACGAGATGCTGGCCGGCTTCACGCCCTTCGGCGGCGGCCATCCCGGCGCGATCCTGCGCCGCCATGTGACCGAGACCGTGGCGCCACTGCCCGGGATCCCCGACGAGTTGTGGCAGCTCCTTCTCCAGTGCCTGGCCAAGGCGCCCGCCTCCCGGCTGCGCGCCTCCGAGCTGGCCACCCGGCTGCGCGAGCTGCTGCCCAGCCTGGCCGGATATCCGCCGCTGGACATCGACGAGCCCGATGAGCAGCAGGAGGGCGAGCGGCGGGAGGGCGCGGAGGCGGAGACCCCGCGCCGCGGCGTCTCCGTGCCCGCCGCCGGGCCCGCTCCTACGCCTTCGCGGCGGCGCGGCGCGGTGCCGCTGGTCCCCGGCGCGGTGCCGGACTCCAGCCGCGAGACCCACACCAGCATGCGGGTGCCCAGCGCGGACGAGCTCGCGGGCGGCGCCCATGGCACCGCCCGCGCCCCCCGGGTGCACGGCCAGCGCCGGGCGGGCTCGGCCCGTAACCCCGCGGTCGCGGGCGCGCTGCGCCGCCGCCGGCTCAAGGTGGCGGCGATCACGCTGGCCGCCCTGATCGCGGTGGGGCTCGGCGGCTGGCTGGTGGCGGGCGGCGACGACGGTGGCGACCAGCCCAAGGGCGGCGAGCACTCCGTCTCCCAGGACCCCGGTACGCCATGA
- a CDS encoding serine/threonine-protein kinase, with the protein MRPVGSKYLLEEPLGRGATGTVWRASQREAAGAEAAVAGQPGETVAIKVLKEELANDADIVMRFLRERSVLLRLTHPNIVRTRDLVVEGDLLALVMDLIDGPDLHKYLRSNGPFTPVAASLLTAQIADALAASHADGVVHRDLKPANVLLAGTGEGQEMHPMLTDFGIARLADSPGLTRTQEFVGTPAYVAPESAEGRPQTSAVDIYGAGIMLYELVTGRPPFAGNTALEVLHRHLSEEPRRPSTVPEPLWTVIERCLRKRPEERPSAESLARALRVVAAGVGVHASAAQAEAALGVATLLAPDPAPAPVPDTAPAGTADPTQVLPNAPGGTPSYDPAAATNVMPTTGANAGGNADPTQVLPTGSGPAGGADPTRAMPPVPPGQDDPHPWQNQLRAARDRNDQTQVQYLDPSQDPLRRRPHRAAPQQPYQQQQYQQPQQYQQPQQPPQPQPPQGRRGRQQPPPYAQQQPQQYAPAPHHPQQPQPQRYAPPPQQPEPRQEPRQRGSSPNRMKIPGLGCLKGCLFVIVVLIIGSWLVWELSPLKDWIADGKSYWDAVTGWAGDVQKWIEDLGGPSS; encoded by the coding sequence GTGCGGCCGGTAGGCAGCAAGTACCTGCTCGAGGAGCCGCTCGGGCGCGGAGCCACGGGCACCGTATGGCGGGCAAGCCAGCGGGAGGCGGCGGGAGCCGAGGCCGCCGTGGCCGGGCAGCCCGGCGAGACCGTCGCGATCAAGGTCCTCAAGGAGGAGCTCGCGAACGACGCGGACATCGTCATGCGCTTTCTCCGTGAGCGCTCGGTGCTGCTGCGGCTCACCCACCCCAATATCGTCCGCACCCGTGACCTGGTGGTCGAGGGTGATCTGCTGGCCCTGGTCATGGACCTGATCGACGGTCCGGATCTGCACAAATACCTGCGCAGCAACGGCCCGTTCACCCCCGTCGCCGCATCCCTCCTCACCGCCCAGATCGCGGACGCGCTCGCCGCCAGCCACGCCGACGGCGTCGTGCACCGCGACCTGAAGCCCGCCAACGTGCTGCTCGCGGGCACCGGCGAGGGCCAGGAAATGCACCCGATGCTGACCGACTTCGGCATCGCGCGCCTGGCCGACTCGCCCGGCCTCACCCGCACCCAGGAGTTCGTCGGCACCCCCGCCTATGTGGCGCCGGAGTCCGCCGAGGGCCGTCCGCAGACTTCCGCCGTGGACATCTACGGCGCGGGCATCATGCTCTACGAGCTGGTCACCGGCCGTCCGCCGTTCGCCGGCAACACCGCCCTCGAGGTCCTCCACCGCCACCTCAGCGAGGAGCCGCGCCGCCCCTCGACCGTGCCCGAGCCGCTGTGGACCGTCATAGAGCGCTGTCTGCGCAAGCGGCCCGAGGAGCGCCCCAGCGCCGAGAGCCTGGCCCGTGCGCTGCGCGTGGTCGCCGCCGGTGTCGGGGTGCACGCCTCCGCCGCGCAGGCCGAGGCGGCGCTCGGCGTCGCCACGCTGCTCGCCCCGGACCCGGCGCCCGCGCCGGTTCCGGACACCGCGCCCGCGGGCACGGCCGACCCGACCCAGGTGCTCCCGAACGCGCCGGGGGGCACCCCCTCGTACGACCCGGCCGCGGCCACCAACGTGATGCCGACCACCGGGGCGAACGCCGGGGGCAACGCCGACCCCACCCAGGTGCTGCCGACCGGCTCCGGCCCGGCCGGAGGCGCCGATCCGACGCGCGCCATGCCGCCCGTGCCGCCGGGCCAGGACGATCCGCACCCCTGGCAGAACCAGCTACGCGCGGCCCGCGACCGCAATGATCAGACGCAGGTCCAGTACCTCGACCCGAGCCAGGACCCGCTGCGCCGCCGCCCGCACCGCGCCGCGCCCCAACAGCCGTATCAGCAGCAGCAATACCAGCAACCGCAGCAGTATCAGCAGCCCCAGCAGCCGCCCCAGCCGCAGCCGCCCCAGGGCCGACGGGGCCGCCAGCAGCCGCCGCCGTACGCCCAGCAGCAGCCGCAGCAGTACGCCCCGGCGCCGCACCACCCCCAGCAGCCCCAGCCGCAGCGCTACGCTCCGCCGCCGCAGCAGCCGGAGCCGCGCCAGGAGCCCCGGCAGCGCGGCTCCAGCCCCAACCGGATGAAGATCCCGGGTCTGGGGTGCCTCAAGGGCTGCCTGTTCGTGATCGTGGTCCTGATCATCGGCTCCTGGCTGGTCTGGGAGCTGAGCCCGCTCAAGGACTGGATCGCGGATGGGAAGAGCTACTGGGACGCGGTCACGGGCTGGGCCGGCGACGTCCAGAAGTGGATCGAGGACCTCGGCGGCCCCAGTAGCTGA